A DNA window from Ranitomeya imitator isolate aRanImi1 chromosome 2, aRanImi1.pri, whole genome shotgun sequence contains the following coding sequences:
- the MAP3K14 gene encoding mitogen-activated protein kinase kinase kinase 14 isoform X1: MSLFLQTSLKKTNMAIDCHNGQRQTSTKTPVHPLKVIKPLEPEVKTEVEAGIPKSLLQNKNGHWAKLLLKGTATETKESSALGISIIAQPECENNQEICPTSQEGPLYITESKQYSLAEFNEHIPNNVVHATEGKLAKLPPFPKIKKKKRKRSVKNNNAKSARRNQTTPEQETRIPIPVQDEESLSKQWHSNDVQNYNSIPQPDKNIEYPPVNSQPCAADNHKVLHKLISLSQCICHVGAGKLQPQTNTLLDAPQQRDRVLDIILGHDDYEKIHFSQWGSSKFTNSCMDSKTQSVEEGVLMALKDSVSCGDAYNLCTLAKSWKKHDDQDELDVDNEGILLKEELRMEDYEYRTDTHWTKSKEVLGSGSFGDVFFGKDKKTGYQFAAKIINVNSFRHEELTCCLAVNSEKIVPVYGAVREGPCITVFMKLMDGGSLGQLIKRSGFLAEDWALYYTGQVLQGLRHLHASNILHGDIKADNVLLTDNGKTAYLCDFGHAAQLPPGGCKTQLLTGDYVPGTETHMAPELVRGEPCDTKMDVWSTCCMLLHMLNGWHPWSRTHKAPLCLKIATEPPPLQEIPPSCNHLTRSLIVDGLQKDPTNRPDAVDLIQKVETVIQKIGGLKSSYKTEYKEPRMFPPHTVTDVLEVSTCQLKTFHEEAMTVQDYSTQQITEDASFTSHKSLEQARISCEMEIERLELDLYMENLSQPYSLEEQEHMFLSEPSLEPLPSRKDSLTTLDTKSSGIYSWDSQMEPWSIHSDSLFSRGIATTPSWFNGIKVHLKVFNGETLHIWESGRTKLGDLAVGISSQILMKSFTIVDSKGTPIPWDTDIADCGIELQCSLTHDRGSWLWRVNKGKMEEGHTREVYTGGGTDALTSPAPE, translated from the exons TCTAAAGAAAACAAACATGGCCATAGACTGCCACAACGGTCAGCGACAAACCTCCACCAAGACCCCTGTGCACCCCCTCAAGGTTATTAAGCCTCTGGAGCCAGAAGTAAAAACAGAAGTTGAAGCAGGAATACCCAAATCTCTTCTCCAGAATAAGAATGGACACTGGGCCAAACTACTGCTGAAGGGCACCGCCACCGAGACTAAAGAAAGCTCTGCATTGGGAATCTCCATCATAGCACAACCTGAAT GTGAGAATAATCAGGAGATTTGCCCGACTTCCCAGGAAGGTCCCTTGTACATCACAGAGTCCAAACAGTACAG CTTAGCAGAATTCAATGAGCATATTCCAAATAATGTGGTACATGCAACTGAAGGCAAATTGGCAAAGCTACCGCCATTTCCAAAAATCAAGAAAAAGAAGCGGAAAAGAAGTGTTAAGAATAACAATGCCAAATCAGCCAGAAGAAACCAGACCACTCCAGAACAGGAGACCCGAATACCCATACCCGTACAG GATGAAGAATCTCTGTCAAAACAGTGGCATTCAAATGATGTGCAGAATTACAACTCCATCCCTCAACCAGATAAAAACATTGAATATCCCCCTGTGAACTCACAGCCTTGTGCTGCTGACAATCATAAAGTACTCCACAAGCTGATCAGTCTATCCCAATGCATTTGCCACGTGGGTGCTGGAAAGCTTCAGCCACAAACCAATACTCTATTAGATGCACCACAACAGCGAGATCGAGTATTAGACATTATTTTAGGACATGACGATTATGAAAAAATACATTTCTCACAATGGGGTTCCTCCAAGTTTACCAACTCCTGTATGGACTCAAAAACCCAATCTGTGGAAGAGGGGGTATTAATGGCTCTGAAGGATAGTGTGAGCTGTGGAGATGCCTACAACTTGTGCACATTAGCCAAATCCTGGAAGAAACACGATGATCAGGATGAACTGGATGTGGACAATGAAGGGATCCTATTGAAAGAG GAACTGAGAATGGAAGATTATGAGTACAGAACGGACACCCACTGGACAAAGAGCAAAGAAGTGCTAGGCAGTGGAAGTTTTGGAGATGTTTTCTTCGGAAAGGACAAGAAAACTGGATACcaatttgcagctaaaata ATTAATGTTAACAGTTTTCGACACGAGGAGCTGACATGCTGCCTGGCTGTCAATTCTGAAAAAATAGTCCCAGTGTATGGGGCAGTCCGAGAAGGACCCTGCATCACTGTGTTTATGAAGCTTATGGATG GTGGATCTTTGGGCCAGCTGATCAAAAGAAGTGGTTTCTTGGCAGAGGATTGGGCCCTATATTATACAGGACAAGTGCTGCAAGGCCTGAGACATCTTCATGCTTCCAATATACTCCATGGAGACATAAAAG CGGACAATGTACTCCTGACTGATAATGGAAAAACAGCATATTTGTGTGATTTCGGGCATGCAGCACAATTGCCTCCTGGAGGTTGCAAGACACAGTTATTGACAG GTGACTATGTCCCAGGCACTGAAACACACATGGCCCCTGAACTTGTGCGTGGGGAACCTTGTGACACAAAAATGGATGTGTGGAGTACATGTTGCATGCTTCTTCACATGTTGAATGGCTGGCATCCGTGGAGCCGTACCCACAAAGCACCCTTATGTCTAAAG ATTGCCACGGAACCACCACCATTGCAAGAAATACCCCCAAGCTGTAACCATCTAACCCGCAGTCTCATAGTGGATGGACTGCAGAAGGATCCTACTAACAGACCAGATGCGGTTGATCTCATCCAAAAAGTGGAAACTGTAATTCAAAAAA TTGGGGGTCTAAAATCATCATATAAAACAGAATACAAAGAACCTCGAATGTTCCCTCCTCACACCGTGACAGATGTCCTGGAGGTCTCCACTTGTCAGCTCAAGACTTTTCATGAAGAAGCCATGACTGTTCAGGACTACAGTACTCAGCAGATAACAGAAGATGCCTCCTTCACAAGTCACAAAAGTCTGGAACAAGCCAGGATATCATGTGAAATGGAGATTGAGCGTCTAGAACTAG ACCTGTACATGGAGAATCTTTCTCAACCTTACTCCCTTGAGGAACAAGAGCACATGTTTCTGAGTGAGCCCAGCCTGGAGCCTCTGCCCAGTCGCAAG GACTCCCTGACAACTTTGGACACAAAAAGTTCTGGGATTTATTCATGGGACAGTCAGATGGAACCCTGGAGTATACATAGTGATTCACTCTTCAGCAGAGGAATCGCAACTACTCCCAGCTGGTTCAATG GGATAAAAGTCCATCTGAAGGTCTTCAATGGAGAGACACTGCATATCTGGGAGTCTGGTAGGACCAAATTGGGAGACCTGGCAGTTGGGATCAGCAGTCAG ATTCTTATGAAATCCTTCACAATAGTGGACTCAAAGGGGACACCGATCCCTTGGGACACAGATATCGCAGACTGTGGAATTGAACTACAATGTTCTTTAACTCATGATCGGGGAAGCTGGCTATGGCGAGTGAACAAAGGAAAGATGGAAGAAGGGCATACAAGGGAGGTATATACAGGCGGAGGGACGGACGCCCTAACTTCTCCAGCCCCAGAGTGA
- the MAP3K14 gene encoding mitogen-activated protein kinase kinase kinase 14 isoform X2: MAIDCHNGQRQTSTKTPVHPLKVIKPLEPEVKTEVEAGIPKSLLQNKNGHWAKLLLKGTATETKESSALGISIIAQPECENNQEICPTSQEGPLYITESKQYSLAEFNEHIPNNVVHATEGKLAKLPPFPKIKKKKRKRSVKNNNAKSARRNQTTPEQETRIPIPVQDEESLSKQWHSNDVQNYNSIPQPDKNIEYPPVNSQPCAADNHKVLHKLISLSQCICHVGAGKLQPQTNTLLDAPQQRDRVLDIILGHDDYEKIHFSQWGSSKFTNSCMDSKTQSVEEGVLMALKDSVSCGDAYNLCTLAKSWKKHDDQDELDVDNEGILLKEELRMEDYEYRTDTHWTKSKEVLGSGSFGDVFFGKDKKTGYQFAAKIINVNSFRHEELTCCLAVNSEKIVPVYGAVREGPCITVFMKLMDGGSLGQLIKRSGFLAEDWALYYTGQVLQGLRHLHASNILHGDIKADNVLLTDNGKTAYLCDFGHAAQLPPGGCKTQLLTGDYVPGTETHMAPELVRGEPCDTKMDVWSTCCMLLHMLNGWHPWSRTHKAPLCLKIATEPPPLQEIPPSCNHLTRSLIVDGLQKDPTNRPDAVDLIQKVETVIQKIGGLKSSYKTEYKEPRMFPPHTVTDVLEVSTCQLKTFHEEAMTVQDYSTQQITEDASFTSHKSLEQARISCEMEIERLELDLYMENLSQPYSLEEQEHMFLSEPSLEPLPSRKDSLTTLDTKSSGIYSWDSQMEPWSIHSDSLFSRGIATTPSWFNGIKVHLKVFNGETLHIWESGRTKLGDLAVGISSQILMKSFTIVDSKGTPIPWDTDIADCGIELQCSLTHDRGSWLWRVNKGKMEEGHTREVYTGGGTDALTSPAPE; this comes from the exons ATGGCCATAGACTGCCACAACGGTCAGCGACAAACCTCCACCAAGACCCCTGTGCACCCCCTCAAGGTTATTAAGCCTCTGGAGCCAGAAGTAAAAACAGAAGTTGAAGCAGGAATACCCAAATCTCTTCTCCAGAATAAGAATGGACACTGGGCCAAACTACTGCTGAAGGGCACCGCCACCGAGACTAAAGAAAGCTCTGCATTGGGAATCTCCATCATAGCACAACCTGAAT GTGAGAATAATCAGGAGATTTGCCCGACTTCCCAGGAAGGTCCCTTGTACATCACAGAGTCCAAACAGTACAG CTTAGCAGAATTCAATGAGCATATTCCAAATAATGTGGTACATGCAACTGAAGGCAAATTGGCAAAGCTACCGCCATTTCCAAAAATCAAGAAAAAGAAGCGGAAAAGAAGTGTTAAGAATAACAATGCCAAATCAGCCAGAAGAAACCAGACCACTCCAGAACAGGAGACCCGAATACCCATACCCGTACAG GATGAAGAATCTCTGTCAAAACAGTGGCATTCAAATGATGTGCAGAATTACAACTCCATCCCTCAACCAGATAAAAACATTGAATATCCCCCTGTGAACTCACAGCCTTGTGCTGCTGACAATCATAAAGTACTCCACAAGCTGATCAGTCTATCCCAATGCATTTGCCACGTGGGTGCTGGAAAGCTTCAGCCACAAACCAATACTCTATTAGATGCACCACAACAGCGAGATCGAGTATTAGACATTATTTTAGGACATGACGATTATGAAAAAATACATTTCTCACAATGGGGTTCCTCCAAGTTTACCAACTCCTGTATGGACTCAAAAACCCAATCTGTGGAAGAGGGGGTATTAATGGCTCTGAAGGATAGTGTGAGCTGTGGAGATGCCTACAACTTGTGCACATTAGCCAAATCCTGGAAGAAACACGATGATCAGGATGAACTGGATGTGGACAATGAAGGGATCCTATTGAAAGAG GAACTGAGAATGGAAGATTATGAGTACAGAACGGACACCCACTGGACAAAGAGCAAAGAAGTGCTAGGCAGTGGAAGTTTTGGAGATGTTTTCTTCGGAAAGGACAAGAAAACTGGATACcaatttgcagctaaaata ATTAATGTTAACAGTTTTCGACACGAGGAGCTGACATGCTGCCTGGCTGTCAATTCTGAAAAAATAGTCCCAGTGTATGGGGCAGTCCGAGAAGGACCCTGCATCACTGTGTTTATGAAGCTTATGGATG GTGGATCTTTGGGCCAGCTGATCAAAAGAAGTGGTTTCTTGGCAGAGGATTGGGCCCTATATTATACAGGACAAGTGCTGCAAGGCCTGAGACATCTTCATGCTTCCAATATACTCCATGGAGACATAAAAG CGGACAATGTACTCCTGACTGATAATGGAAAAACAGCATATTTGTGTGATTTCGGGCATGCAGCACAATTGCCTCCTGGAGGTTGCAAGACACAGTTATTGACAG GTGACTATGTCCCAGGCACTGAAACACACATGGCCCCTGAACTTGTGCGTGGGGAACCTTGTGACACAAAAATGGATGTGTGGAGTACATGTTGCATGCTTCTTCACATGTTGAATGGCTGGCATCCGTGGAGCCGTACCCACAAAGCACCCTTATGTCTAAAG ATTGCCACGGAACCACCACCATTGCAAGAAATACCCCCAAGCTGTAACCATCTAACCCGCAGTCTCATAGTGGATGGACTGCAGAAGGATCCTACTAACAGACCAGATGCGGTTGATCTCATCCAAAAAGTGGAAACTGTAATTCAAAAAA TTGGGGGTCTAAAATCATCATATAAAACAGAATACAAAGAACCTCGAATGTTCCCTCCTCACACCGTGACAGATGTCCTGGAGGTCTCCACTTGTCAGCTCAAGACTTTTCATGAAGAAGCCATGACTGTTCAGGACTACAGTACTCAGCAGATAACAGAAGATGCCTCCTTCACAAGTCACAAAAGTCTGGAACAAGCCAGGATATCATGTGAAATGGAGATTGAGCGTCTAGAACTAG ACCTGTACATGGAGAATCTTTCTCAACCTTACTCCCTTGAGGAACAAGAGCACATGTTTCTGAGTGAGCCCAGCCTGGAGCCTCTGCCCAGTCGCAAG GACTCCCTGACAACTTTGGACACAAAAAGTTCTGGGATTTATTCATGGGACAGTCAGATGGAACCCTGGAGTATACATAGTGATTCACTCTTCAGCAGAGGAATCGCAACTACTCCCAGCTGGTTCAATG GGATAAAAGTCCATCTGAAGGTCTTCAATGGAGAGACACTGCATATCTGGGAGTCTGGTAGGACCAAATTGGGAGACCTGGCAGTTGGGATCAGCAGTCAG ATTCTTATGAAATCCTTCACAATAGTGGACTCAAAGGGGACACCGATCCCTTGGGACACAGATATCGCAGACTGTGGAATTGAACTACAATGTTCTTTAACTCATGATCGGGGAAGCTGGCTATGGCGAGTGAACAAAGGAAAGATGGAAGAAGGGCATACAAGGGAGGTATATACAGGCGGAGGGACGGACGCCCTAACTTCTCCAGCCCCAGAGTGA